DNA sequence from the Candidatus Latescibacter sp. genome:
GGAACAGATTGTACAGCGGCGTTCTGAAATGCCTGATTCCGGGGCTGATCCAGGCCAGGCCGCTTCCCTGAACTACAAAATTTCTACCAGGAATCTTTCTTTTCACTATGGGGTGCACCAGGCCCTTTACGACAACAATCTGAATGTTGCCACCTCGAAGGTAACCGCCATAATCGGCCCTTCCGGGTGCGGGAAATCCACTCACATCCGGGTATACAACCGCATCTACGAGCTCTACCGCGACCAGAGAGCGACCGGCGAAGTCCTCCTGGACGGCCGGAACATACTCTCCCCTGAAGTGGATATTATCGAACTGAGGAGAAAAGTGGGCATGATTTTTCAGAAACCGACTCCCTTCCCCATGAGTATATACGATAATGTGGCGTATGGATTGAGGCTGCACTATAATCTTTCCAAAAGCGGGATGGTGGAGCGGGTGAAAAAAGCCCTGGTTAACGCCGCGCTCTGGGAAGAAGTCAAAGACAAGCTGGACAAACCGGGAATAGCCCTTTCAGGAGGCCAGCAGCAGCGTCTCTGTATCGCCCGGGCAATTGCAGTGGAGCCCGAGGTTCTCCTCATGGACGAGCCTACCTCGGCCATCGACCCGGTGGCCACCGCTAAAATAGAGGAGCTTATCGCCGTTTTGAAAGAACGGTATACCATTGTCATTGTGACGCATAACATGCAGCAGGCGGCCCGTATTTCCGATTTCACCGCATTTTTCTATGAAGGGTACATTATAGAATTCGGAGAAACAAGGCAGATATTCACCAATCCCAGAAAGAAGCAGACGGAAGATTATATCACCGGAAGATTCGGATAAATAATAAAAATCCGAGTATGTCTTTAGATAAGAGTGATGATCATATATAAAGATGCCGAAACAAGTTCGGCATGACACGTGTCATCCTGAACTCGTTTCAGGATCTAAGGGAGGAACTCATGATTCGTCTTTTACAGCGTGAGATAGACAAGCTCAAGAAACATATCCTTGAGCTGGGCGCAGTGGTGGAGGAGAGGGTGCGCATGGCAGTTAAATCTGTTGAGGAAAGCGACGCCGCCCTGGCCCGTAAGGTCATCATGGGTGATATCGAGATAGATCACATGGAAGTCGATCTCGAGGAAGAATGCCTGAAAATCCTGGCGCTCTATCAGCCTGTGGCAATCGATCTCCGTTTCATCATTGCCGTGCTGAAAATCAACAACGACCTGGAGCGGCTGGGCGACCTTGCGGTGAATATCGCGGAGCGTGCAACCTGCCTGGATACCCGTGAAAAAAACGAGATTATCGAAGACCTCACCATCATGGCCGATAAAACTCAGCGCATGTTGAGGAATAGTCTCGACGCCCTGGTGAATCTCGACGACGCGCTCGCCCGTGAGGTGTGCGCCGCCGATGACGAGGTGGATTTGATCCACGCCAACCTGTTCACCAAGTTTGAAAAGGCGGTTCATGAGAATCCCGAACGCATCCAGTACTTCACCAATCTCATCGGTGTTTCACGAAACCTGGAGCGCATCGCCGATCATACAACCAATATCGCCGAGGATGTGATCTATATGAGCGTGGGAGAAATTGTCCGTCACCGTGGCGCCGAGTTCCGGTCGGCGGAAAAAAAACCTCCCGCATGCAGCACGTGATGCCATATACATATTAAACACAGGAGAATTTATGGAAACGGACAATGGGAGACGCCCACTCATCGATAGGGTCGGCATGGTCGCAGGTGCCTCCTTGGCGGTATTTATCCTCATGTGTGGAGCCTCGAAAGAGGTTTCCGCCGGTGTCTCGTTGATGCCTGACAAGAGCAAGGTTGTAACGGTTAAAAAAATGATCGTAACAGACTCCCGTGTTGTCCGGGGATTCCGCGGAACAACGGTAGACGGCACTCTGAAGAGCTATGACTTCCGGGGATACTTCAGCGAGTATCCCGATTCCCTGAGCGAGGGGTTCGACGCCAGTTCAGGGGTCGATTACGACTTCAACGATAACGACGGTCTCCATATCGCACTGAAGAAGGATTCGCGCTTCAACACAGTCGTCATCCGCGGCGGAGCATCGACCCACATGTATGCCGCCGCCAACTCGCTCATCGAACCATCGACGGTGCAACCGGTCTGTACCTTTACCGGTAAGGATGATGTTGAAACCATCCATTTAAATAAACCCGTGCGGACCTGTGCCGTTGATTTCTTCAAAGTAAAGGACGGGACGATTGCAGATCTCGCCTTTTTCATGGTGGAATCCAGCAGTAAGCAGGTAGGTACGGAACGGTGGGCGCCCACCACAGGAAACCCCGTCCTGACGGAGCCCGACACAAAGTTCGCCCCCGAGAGCGTGAAACGGGCGATCGACAGCCTCAATGACGGGGGAGCCAGTACGGTCGTTTCCCTCGAGCGAACGGATTCGGCTGGGACACCGGTCGATTTCACCGGTGGTCGCGCGGTTCACTTCGTGACACCACCGTTCAGCGCCGATGCGGGCCTCGAAGCGGTGACACTCTCGATGGACGTCTCCGGTGTGAGCAACGGTTTCACGTGCACCGCGGTGGTCCACGACCCCCTCGATCCGGCGCTCGATCTCCTCTGGTTCAGGTTCGACGGTGCAAAGGCTGGGACTTACCGTCTCGCGCTCGATTCTCCCGACCAGGTGCTGCTTCCCGGCACACAGATGTGGGTGACGCTCACCTTCGACAAGAACTGCCGCGTTTCTGGACCCGACGGGGGCGCACCGGAATTCGGCTTCAGGCACGTTCCGCGGGAGAAAGCCCTGCCCGAGGCGGTCGAGCATCGCAAATTTCTGTTGAAGACCCTGTTCGCCCTCCTGTCGGAGTGCAGGCCATGGGGCAGCTATCAAAAACAGGCACGCGACGAGTACTTCTCGATGAACATCTACGCGGCGCTCTGCCCGGAACTGTTCATGACGATCGACCGGTGCCACACGCTCGCCCCCGATGACGGCATGGTCAGGCAGTACCGCGAATGGGTTTTCGTCAGGCATCTCGAAAGCCTTTCCGATACCGGAGCTCCGCCCGCGCCGCCGTCGGAAGTACCGGCGTGGGCATGGTACCCGCGTCAGGCATGGCTTGAGACGCGGCGGATCGCGCAATGGTGGTTCGACCACCGCTCGGTACCGACCGGCGAGTTCGGCGGGAAGGTAGGCGACGACACCGACATGTACCAGCAGTTCGCAGACCTTCCCTTCCTGGAGAGAGGTGGAATAGGCGGGCAGGTCCTTGACGGCGGGGCACGTCTCGCGGAGCTGGTGGATAAAAAACACGTCCGGGACGGCATCAACCTCCTCATGTGCGATACGCTCCACGCCTATGAAGAGGGCATCAATCACACAGCCATCATGGCGCGGTGGTTCTATGGCGATCCGATCTATCTCGAACGGTGCATGGTCTCCGCGCGCAACATGGAAAAGTTGACTGTCGTAACCAGTGACGGACGCCGTCATTTCCGGGACCGGCGGAACATGGGTCACGATGACCTGACCTCGCCCCACGAACCGACTGTTGACGGTGCTGCCACGACGCTCATGTGGCATACGACCCTTCAGTTCGCCGACTACAACCGGAATCCTCTTGCGCTCAAAACCGTCCGGGAGTGGGCGGATTCCTGGCTCCGTTTCCTGAAGCCGGGGCAATGGGCAACCGACATTGAGGTCGCCACCGGCAAAGTGCTGGCATCATCGAAAGACAGTCCTTTAGACGGCGGGTACCGGACACAGGCGTGCGGATTTTCGTGGCTCTATGGTCTCACCGGCCAGGAGAAGTACCTTGAACCGTTCATGTATTACTACCGTCGCGGTGAATCGCCCGGACCGGCCGGAGATTTTCTCGGCGACGCTTATTCTCTCGGCCTTCTGAAATCGCTTCCTGCCGCTACGGTGGACAGGCTGGCGGAGAGGAACCCCGGTCTTGCCATTTTCCGCACCGGTGCCCCGTCACGGCTCATAGAGATGATCATCGGGAATCCCAAAAGCTCATCAGCGGTGATCACGAATCTCTACGACGCTATCCGCTGGCCCGACATGTACACATCTGCCGAACAGTTTGATGACCGTGTATTCACAAATATATCGATCAATGCCTCGAAGAGTTACCTTGGCGGCTTCTGCTATCGCAACAAATTCAACCCGACGCTCGCGGTGAGCTGGTCCGGCTTCGGCACCGACTACGCCGCCCTTGTAACAGACAACAGGGAAGACAGGTTCACTGTTCTCGTTTACAGCTATGCGGATGTCCCGTTGAAGGGAAGCATGCGCGTATGGAACCTCGAACACGGCCGATACCGGCTGACCGTAGGGCCCGACGTCAATGGCGACAAAGTGATGGAGGCTTCCGAACGCACGGAAATACTGGAACTGGCGAAGGCCGACGATATCCCCCTGACTATCAAGCCGAAGGCGGTGACGGTCATTCGGGTTGAACAGGTCGAAAAGCTGGAGCCGATCTTCACGCGGGCGGACCTGGCGATCGCCACACGGGAAGTATCGGTCGAGGAAACCTCGATACGGGGAACTGTCCACAACATCGGGTCATCCGCTGTGAACGATGTAATCCTCGCCGTTGTGGATGGAACGGGAGCGGTTATCGCGAAAAAATCTCTCGGTCGTCTCGACGCACCGCTCGACATGGTTCCCCGCACGATGAATTTCAGAATCGATCTCCCGCGCGCGCCCGAAAAGGGATGGAACCTGGTCCTCGATCCCGACCGTGCTGTTCCTGAGATATACGAGGGCAACAACACCGTGAATTTAGGTTCGCTGCCCGCAGCGGACTACCGCAAAGGATGGCGCTGAGCGGTTTTTTCAGGGTTGTATGACAAGAGAGTTTTTTTATACCAATTCTCTTTCAATCATTCAAATTCAGCCCCCTTCCTGTCCTTTGGACATCCTTCCCCAAAAGGGGGCAGGAATCGAATGTTTAAAAACGACTTCCCTTGCCCCCTTCGGGGGAAAGGGACCGAGGGATAGGGGGCTGCCTTAACAATGGTATTCTTTAACATTGATGACGATTTGGCATTATATCGTTAAGTCTTTCGCGCGATGAGCGTATCCAGATACCGGGATTTCATCTGACCCCCTGGTATCCTGATGGGTGAGTATGGTGCGCCATATGAGATCAGGCAATTTTATAAATCAGTGGACGGTAATTGGGCGCCGGTATCGGTTTTCCTCCGGCCCGGGCTGCTTCCAGCCATGCTTCTTTAGCTTTCAAAACCTCATGAACTGCCTCTTCCTGGGTTACGCCGAAAGCTGAACAATTC
Encoded proteins:
- the pstB gene encoding phosphate ABC transporter ATP-binding protein PstB, which encodes MPDSGADPGQAASLNYKISTRNLSFHYGVHQALYDNNLNVATSKVTAIIGPSGCGKSTHIRVYNRIYELYRDQRATGEVLLDGRNILSPEVDIIELRRKVGMIFQKPTPFPMSIYDNVAYGLRLHYNLSKSGMVERVKKALVNAALWEEVKDKLDKPGIALSGGQQQRLCIARAIAVEPEVLLMDEPTSAIDPVATAKIEELIAVLKERYTIVIVTHNMQQAARISDFTAFFYEGYIIEFGETRQIFTNPRKKQTEDYITGRFG
- the phoU gene encoding phosphate signaling complex protein PhoU, giving the protein MIRLLQREIDKLKKHILELGAVVEERVRMAVKSVEESDAALARKVIMGDIEIDHMEVDLEEECLKILALYQPVAIDLRFIIAVLKINNDLERLGDLAVNIAERATCLDTREKNEIIEDLTIMADKTQRMLRNSLDALVNLDDALAREVCAADDEVDLIHANLFTKFEKAVHENPERIQYFTNLIGVSRNLERIADHTTNIAEDVIYMSVGEIVRHRGAEFRSAEKKPPACST
- a CDS encoding type II toxin-antitoxin system HicB family antitoxin, translating into MKDYHINVFYSEEDKGYIADIPDLKNCSAFGVTQEEAVHEVLKAKEAWLEAARAGGKPIPAPNYRPLIYKIA